One window from the genome of Streptomyces sp. NBC_00287 encodes:
- a CDS encoding VCBS repeat-containing protein, with product MHQTLRLALATATAAALTGGLLTLTATTATAADSTAVAKADFNGDGIGDVAFSAHGAYVNGKKDAGQLVVLYGSASGVSSAKRATISQNTTGTPGTAETGDGFGYDTAYADFNGDGYDDIAVGSAGEDVSGDTDGGALAILWGSASGITGKGVTVADPAPSSHDRWGENLAAGDFDGDGKADLAVGTNSATVHVFKGGFSGTGTAGGRYTVKPPIMGSDAGGPLNLTAGDVSGDGRTDLVVDGFETQTEYGWNRNYYLPGSSSGLATANIKTLKPGVITAIGDIDGDGFGDIVSGAYWNTTTSDGTPFPDSGKGGKVWVTYGTVDGPGTATGITQDSGNVPGTAEGNDWFGYELDLGDINGDGFLDLAIGVAGENIGEAVNTGAVTVLYGTASGLNTSSGAQSFAQSTAGVPGTDEDDDYFGTDVKLDDLTGDGRADLVVGSGENAFDGAVTYLPSNGTKITTAGSRTITPGTSGVSTTGAPYFGANFAD from the coding sequence ATGCACCAGACGCTGCGACTCGCCCTCGCGACGGCCACCGCCGCCGCTCTGACGGGCGGTCTGCTCACCCTCACGGCCACCACCGCGACGGCCGCGGACTCCACCGCCGTCGCCAAGGCCGACTTCAACGGCGACGGCATCGGGGATGTCGCCTTCTCCGCCCACGGCGCGTACGTGAACGGCAAGAAGGACGCCGGCCAGCTCGTGGTCCTCTACGGTTCCGCCTCCGGCGTCTCCTCCGCCAAGCGCGCCACCATCAGCCAGAACACCACCGGTACCCCGGGCACCGCCGAGACCGGTGACGGCTTCGGCTACGACACCGCCTACGCCGACTTCAACGGCGACGGCTACGACGACATCGCCGTCGGCTCGGCCGGCGAGGACGTCAGCGGCGACACCGACGGCGGCGCCCTGGCCATCCTGTGGGGCTCGGCCTCCGGGATCACCGGCAAGGGCGTCACCGTCGCCGACCCGGCCCCCTCCTCGCACGACCGCTGGGGCGAGAACCTCGCCGCCGGTGACTTCGACGGCGACGGCAAGGCCGATCTGGCCGTCGGCACCAACTCCGCCACCGTCCACGTCTTCAAGGGCGGCTTCTCCGGCACCGGCACCGCGGGCGGCCGCTACACCGTCAAGCCCCCGATCATGGGCTCGGACGCGGGCGGCCCGCTGAACCTGACCGCCGGCGACGTCAGCGGCGACGGCCGCACCGACCTGGTCGTCGACGGCTTCGAGACCCAGACCGAGTACGGCTGGAACCGCAACTACTACCTCCCCGGGTCCTCCAGCGGCCTGGCCACGGCCAACATCAAAACCCTCAAGCCCGGCGTGATCACCGCCATCGGCGACATCGACGGCGACGGCTTCGGCGACATCGTCAGCGGCGCCTACTGGAACACCACCACCAGCGACGGCACCCCCTTCCCGGACTCCGGCAAGGGCGGCAAGGTCTGGGTGACGTACGGCACGGTCGACGGTCCCGGCACGGCCACCGGCATCACCCAGGACAGCGGCAACGTGCCCGGCACGGCCGAGGGCAACGACTGGTTCGGCTACGAGCTCGACCTCGGCGACATCAACGGCGACGGCTTCCTCGACCTCGCGATCGGCGTCGCGGGCGAGAACATCGGTGAGGCCGTGAACACCGGCGCCGTCACCGTCCTCTACGGCACCGCGAGCGGCCTGAACACCTCCTCCGGCGCCCAGTCCTTCGCCCAGAGCACCGCGGGCGTGCCCGGCACCGACGAGGACGACGACTACTTCGGTACGGACGTCAAGCTCGACGACCTCACCGGCGACGGCCGCGCCGACCTGGTCGTCGGCTCGGGCGAGAACGCCTTCGACGGCGCCGTCACCTACCTGCCGTCCAACGGCACGAAGATCACCACCGCCGGCTCCCGCACCATCACGCCGGGCACCTCGGGCGTCTCGACGACCGGCGCGCCGTACTTCGGCGCGAACTTCGCCGACTGA
- a CDS encoding SCO4225 family membrane protein encodes MPKDSSPRRLLALATDNWPARGYLTLFTASVGAAFAAPDSILASAHLLLTAPLSTMAIALPVGPGIEGGGAAQVVAVAFSAVWLLLCALVNAAALGALTHHVRDSRAARHA; translated from the coding sequence ATGCCGAAGGACTCCAGCCCGCGCCGACTGCTTGCGCTCGCCACGGACAACTGGCCCGCCCGGGGCTACTTGACGCTCTTCACGGCCTCCGTGGGCGCCGCCTTCGCCGCCCCGGACAGCATCCTCGCCTCGGCCCATCTGCTGCTCACGGCGCCCCTGTCCACCATGGCGATCGCCCTCCCCGTCGGCCCCGGCATCGAGGGCGGCGGAGCGGCCCAGGTGGTCGCCGTCGCCTTCTCGGCCGTATGGCTGCTGCTGTGCGCGCTGGTGAACGCGGCCGCGCTCGGCGCCCTCACCCACCACGTCCGCGACAGCCGCGCCGCGCGGCACGCGTGA
- a CDS encoding SCO4225 family membrane protein has translation MERSARPRRRSIRALLEPATDNWLSRGYLAVVAAAVGFFLYAVYIAPDPGFAGIWPFLATAPLGGLAFLLTLPVESVEWLSPLVYSAGAAAAGLVNAALLGLLARSLRTPKPRPATY, from the coding sequence ATGGAGCGTTCCGCACGCCCTCGCCGACGGAGCATCCGGGCCCTGCTGGAGCCCGCGACGGACAACTGGCTCTCGCGCGGCTACCTCGCGGTGGTCGCGGCGGCGGTGGGGTTCTTCCTCTACGCCGTCTACATCGCGCCGGACCCTGGTTTCGCCGGGATCTGGCCGTTCCTGGCCACGGCCCCGCTCGGCGGCCTGGCCTTTCTGCTGACGCTGCCCGTCGAGTCGGTCGAGTGGCTGAGCCCGCTCGTCTACTCCGCCGGAGCGGCCGCGGCCGGCCTGGTCAACGCCGCGCTGCTGGGCCTGCTCGCCCGCAGCCTGCGCACCCCGAAGCCGCGCCCGGCGACTTACTGA